From the genome of Meleagris gallopavo isolate NT-WF06-2002-E0010 breed Aviagen turkey brand Nicholas breeding stock chromosome 24, Turkey_5.1, whole genome shotgun sequence, one region includes:
- the ANK1 gene encoding ankyrin-1 isoform X9: MAQAAKQLKKIKDIEAQALQEQKEKEESNRKRRNRSRDRKKKADAATSFLRAARSGNLDKALDHLRNGVDINTCNQNGLNALHLASKEGHAKMVVELLHKEIVLETTTKKGNTALHIAALAGQQDVVRELVNYGANVNAQSQKGFTPLYMAAQENHLEVVKFLLENGANQNVATEDGFTPLAVALQQGHENVVAHLINYGTKGKVRLPALHIAARNDDTRTAAVLLQNDPNADVLSKTGFTPLHIAAHYENLSVAQLLLNRGASVNFTPQNGITPLHIASRRGNIIMVRLLLDRGAQIETRTKDELTPLHCAARNGHVRIAEILLDHGAPIQAKTKNGLSPIHMAAQGDHLDCVRLLLQYSAEIDDITLDHLTPLHVAAHCGHHRVAKLLVEKGAKPNSRALNGFTPLHIACKKNHVRVMELLLKTGASIDAVTESGLTPLHVAAFMGHLPIVKTLLQRGASPNVSNVKVETPLHMAARAGHMDVAKYLLQNKAKVNAKAKDDQTPLHCATRIGHTSMVQLLLENSANPNLATTAGHTPLHITAREGHVDTALALLEMGASQTCMTKKGFTPLHVAAKYGKVDVAELLLVHDAHPNAAGKNGLTPLHVAVYHNNLEIVKLLLPKGSSPHSSAWNGYTPLHIAAKQNQMEVASSLLQYGASANAESVQGVTPLHLASQEGHTDMVALLFSKQANGNLGNKSGLTPLHLVAQEGHVPVADVLVKHGVTVDATTRMGYTPLHVASHYGNIKLVKFLLQHQADVNAKTKLGYTPLHQAAQQGHTDVVTLLLKHGASPNEISTNGTTPLAIAKRLGYISVTDVLKIVTEETSIPPVSDKYRMSFPETVDEILDVSEDEGTAHVTVMEEELIAPKPRTPEPREQEVKREMLEFVTVTTLEQTEESVAIPQVPCVPPETVVTRAEEPEQVGSVETEAEQGSLLHAPSVSPQEPSKEFDEDSLIPSSPATETSDNISPVASPVHTGFLVSFMVDARGGSMRGSRHHGLRVVIPPRACAAPTRITCRLVKPQKLPAPPPLAEEEGLASRIIALGPAGAQFLSPVIVEIPHFASYGRGDRELVVLRSENGSVWKEHRNRYEESYMDQLLNGMDEELESQEELEKKRVCRIITTDFPLYFVVMSRICQDCDMIGPEGGCLKSTLVPMVQATFPDTAVTKKVRLALQAQPVPDELVTKLLGNQATFSPIVTVEPRRRKFHRPIGLRIPLPPSWKDNPRDSGEGDTTSLRLLCSVIGGTAQAQWEDITGTTKLVYEKECANFTTNVSARFWLADCPRTAEAVHFATMLYKELTAVPYMAKFVVFAKMNDGREGRLRCYCMTDDKVDKTLEQHENFTEVARSRDIEVVEGMPLHVELSGNLVPVKKATQSRTFHFQSFRENRLAIPIKVRDSSREASGSLSFLRKAMKYEDLQHVLCHLNISIPPCTKGSGTEERRRTLTPLSLRERYSILSESCFGSLSSTDRADQKMIDIAEQLGLSWAELARELQFGVDDINRIRVENPNSLLEQSIALLNLWVSREGKGVKIENLYTALRNIDRSEIVSTLEGSGRQSRSLKGSWRYTDRDYSLSPSQMNVQQKVQARIVASPTVSHTVERSADRLRDWNAEGSFISCLQDLTEGSWQEGVTRRLGPAHTVAAGAQGQEQEQVLAPDVELMRVSSTEDSDWQPQHPAGSWPEEPDSRCFGQGNEVLHLPGEHVTEEQFTDEQGNIITKKVIRKVVRHLGPSDTDDRQEHEDLILEGSLQEPPKTWRQRLITSCTPSYRGTVWGPRISPQHQTTDLHTNLRREERKTEIGGKQGWLYMFQ; this comes from the exons gctGATGCTGCGACCAGTTTTCTGAGAGCTGCAAGATCTGGGAATCTGGACAAAGCCTTGGATCATCTCAGGAATGGGGTAGATATTAACACCTGTAATCAG AATGGGCTGAACGCCTTGCACCTGGCCTCCAAGGAAGGCCACGCGAAAATGGTGGTGGAGCTTCTGCACAAGGAGATTGTTTTGGAGACCACGACCAAG AAGGgaaacacagccctgcacaTTGCTGCTCTCGCTGGACAGCAGGACGTAGTCCGGGAACTGGTGAACTATGGGGCCAATGTCAATGCTCAGTCACAG AAGGGATTCACACCACTCTACATGGCAGCACAGGAAAACCACCTGGAAGTTGTCAAGTTCCTGCTGGAAAATGGAGCTAACCAGAATGTAGCCACAGAG GATGGCTTCACACCGCTAGCTGTGGCTCTGCAGCAGGGTCATGAGAATGTGGTTGCTCACCTTATCAACTATGGGACAAAGGGAAAGGTCCGCCTGCCCGCCTTGCACATTGCAGCTCGCAACGATGACACCCGCACAGCCGCCGTGCTGCTGCAAAATGACCCCAATGCTGATGTCCTCTCCAAG ACTGGATTTACGCCCTTGCACATTGCAGCCCACTATGAGAATCTCAGTGTGGCCCAACTCTTGCTGAATCGTGGAGCCAGTGTCAACTTCACACCCCAG AATGGGATCACTCCTTTGCACATAGCCTCCCGTCGAGGCAACATCATCATGGTGCGGCTGCTGCTGGACCGTGGAGCCCAGATAGAGACAAGGACCAAG GATGAGTTGACGCCTCTCCACTGTGCAGCTCGCAATGGACATGTGCGAATTGCAGAGATCCTACTGGACCACGGTGCTCCCATTCAAGCCAAAACAAAG AACGGTCTGTCGCCGATCCACATGGCAGCACAGGGTGATCACCTGGACTGTGTGCGTCTACTCCTGCAGTACAGTGCTGAGATAGACGACATCACCCTGGACCACCTGACACCACTGCATGTAGCCGCGCACTGTGGCCACCACCGTGTGGCTAAACTGCTGGTGGAAAAGGGAGCCAAGCCCAACTCCAGAGCCCTG AATGGCTTCACGCCTCTCCACATCGCCTGCAAGAAGAACCACGTTCGGGTGATGGAATTGCTTCTGAAGACAGGAGCCTCCATTGATGCCGTCACGGAG TCCGGCCTGACCCCTTTGCATGTGGCTGCCTTCATGGGGCACTTGCCCATCGTCAAAACCCTGCTGCAGCGTGGAGCATCTCCTAATGTGTCCAATGTG AAAGTGGAGACTCCCCTGCACATGGCAGCCAGAGCTGGGCACATGGATGTGGCCAAGTATCTGCTGCAGAACAAAGCCAAAGTCAACGCCAAGGCCAAG GATGACCAGACTCCTCTGCACTGTGCTACACGCATTGGCCACACCAGTATGGTCCAACTTCTGCTGGAGAACAGTGCCAACCCCAACCTGGCCACCACAGCAGGGCACACGCCTCTGCACATCACTGCCAGAGAGGGGCATGTAGACACAGCCTTGGCCCTGCTAGAGATGGGAGCCTCTCAGACTTGCATGACCAAG AAAGGATTTACCCCTCTCCACGTTGCAGCCAAGTATGGGAAGGTGGatgtggcagagctgctgctggtgcaTGATGCTCACCCCAATGCAGCAGGGAAG AATGGCCTGACCCCACTGCACGTAGCTGTGTACCACAACAACCTGGAGATCGTCAAGCTCCTGCTTCCCAAGGGGAGCTCTCCACACAGCTCAGCCTGG AACGGGTACACCCCTCTGCACATTGCTGCCAAGCAGAACCAGATGGAGGTGGCCAGCAGCTTGTTGCAGTATGGTGCTTCTGCAAATGCGGAGTCTGTTCAGGGAGTCACTCCTCTGCACCTGGCTTCTCAGGAGGGGCATACAGACATGGTagcactgcttttctccaaGCAAGCCAATGGAAATTTAGGCAACAAG AGTGGCCTGACTCCTCTCCATCTCGTGGCCCAAGAGGGACACGTACCAGTTGCTGATGTTCTGGTGAAACACGGAGTCACAGTGGATGCAACAACGAGG ATGGGCTACACCCCGCTGCACGTAGCCAGCCACTATGGGAACATCAAATTGGTGAAGtttctgctgcagcaccaggctgATGTCAATGCTAAAACTAAG CTGGGCTACACACCCCTgcaccaggcagcacagcagggtcACACGGACGTGGTGACCCTGCTGCTGAAGCATGGTGCCTCTCCCAACGAGATCAGCACG AATGGCACCACTCCCCTGGCCATCGCGAAGCGCCTCGGTTACATTTCTGTCACAGATGTGCTCAAGATAGTCACAGAGGAGACCAGCATCCCA CCAGTCAGTGACAAGTACCGCATGAGCTTCCCGGAGACTGTGGATGAGATTCTGGATGTGTCGGAGGATGAAG GCACTGCTCATGTCACAGTAATGG AGGAGGAGCTGATCGCACCAAAACCCAGAACACCTGAACCCAGGGAGCAGGAGGTCAAGAGGGAGATGCTGGAGTTTGTGACCGTGACAACACTGGAGCAAAC GGAGGAGTCTGTAGCTATCCCACAGGTCCCCTGCGTGCCCCCTGAGACTGTGGTGACCAGAGCAGAGGAGCCTGAGCAGGTGGGATCTGTAGAGACTGAAGCTGAGCAAGGCAGCCTGCTGCACGCACCCTCGGTGTCCCCACAGGAG CCCTCCAAGGAGTTCGATGAGGACTCCTTGATTCCCAGCAGCCCGGCCACCGAGACCTCAGACAACATCAGCCCCGTGGCCAGTCCCGTTCACACAGG GTTCCTGGTGAGCTTCATGGTGGATGCACGCGGCGGCTCCATGCGGGGCAGCCGGCACCACGGGCTGCGTGTGGTCATCCCACCCCGTGCCTGTGCCGCTCCCACCCGCATCACTTGCCGCCTGGTGAAGCCTCAGAAACTGCCTGCACCCCCACCGCTGGCTGAGGAGGAAGGCCTGGCGAGCCGCATCATTGCACTGGGGCCAGCTGGCGCCCAGTTCCTCAG CCCCGTCATCGTGGAAATTCCTCACTTTGCCTCCTACGGACGTGGGGACCGTGAGCTGGTGGTGTTACGCAGTGAGAATGGCTCTGTCTGGAAGGAGCACCGCAACCGCTATGAGGAGAGCTACATGGACCAACTGCTCAATGGCATGGATGAGG AGCTGGAGAGCCAAGAGgagctggagaagaagagggTCTGCCGCATCATCACCACTGACTTTCCTCTCTACTTCGTGGTCATGTCCCGGATTTGCCAAGACTGTGACATGATTGGCCCCGAGGGAGGGTGCTTGAAAAGCACACTGGTGCCTATGGTGCAGGCCACCTTCCCAGACACCGCTGTCACCAAGAAAGTGAGGCTGGCTCTGCAG GCGCAGCCCGTGCCTGATGAGCTGGTGACCAAGCTGCTGGGGAACCAGGCAACTTTCAGCCCCATCGTCACAGTGGAGCCTCGCCGGAGGAAGTTCCACCGCCCCATTGGCCTCCGCATCCCTCTGCCCCCATCCTGGAAGGACAATCCCCGAGACAGTGGCGAGGGTGACACCACCAGCCTGcgcctgctctgctctgtgataG gagggacaGCACAAGCTCAGTGGGAAGACATCACAGGCACCACGAAGCTGGTCTATGAAAAGGAGTGCGCTAACTTTACCACCAATGTGTCTGCCAG GTTCTGGCTGGCTGACTGCCCACGCACTGCTGAGGCTGTGCACTTTGCCACCATGCTGTACAAGGAACTGACAGCTGTGCCCTACATGGCCAAATTTGTGGTGTTTGCCAAGATGAATGATGGACGGGAAGGCCGGCTGCGCTGCTACTGCATGACTGATGACAAGGTGGACAAGACTTTGGAGCAGCACGAAAACTTCACTGAGGTGGCCCGCAGCAGGGACATTGAG GTGGTGGAGGGAATGCCTCTGCATGTCGAGCTCTCAGGGAATCTGGTGCCCGTCAAGAAGGCCACGCAGTCACGCACCTTCCACTTCCAGTCCTTCCGGGAGAACCGCCTCGCCATCCCCATCAAG GTCCGGGACAGCAGCCGGGAAGCCAGTGGCTCCTTGTCCTTCCTGCGCAAAGCCATGAAGTATGAGGACTTGCAGCATGTGCTCTGCCACCTCAACATCAGCATTCCACCCTGCACCAAG GGAAGTGGCACAGAGGAGCGAAGGAGGACACTGACACCTTTGTCTCTGAGGGAGCGATACAGCATCCTAAGTGAGAGCTGTTTCG GCTCTCTGAGCAGCACTGACAGGGCAGACCAGAAGATGATCGACATCGCAGAGCAGCTCGGCCTCAGCTGGGCAG AGCTGGCACGTGAGCTGCAGTTTGGGGTGGATGACATCAACAGGATTCGTGTGGAGAACCCTAACTccttgctggagcagagcaTAGCTTTACTCAACCTCTGGGTCAGCCGCGAGGGCAAGGGTGTCAAGA TTGAGAACCTGTACACGGCGCTGAGGAACATTGACCGCAGCGAGATTGTCAGCACGCTGGAGGGCTCCGGCCGGCAGAGCCGCAGCTTGAAGGGCAGCTGGCGCTACACAGACAGGGACTATTCACTCTCACCCTCCCAGATGAATG ttcaaCAGAAGGTACAAGCCAGGATCGTGGCATCGCCGACTGTGAGCCACACAGTGGAGAGGAGTGCAGACAG GCTGAGGGACTGGAATGCAGAAGGCTCCTTTATCTCCTGCCTACAGGACCTGACAGAGGGCTCCTGGCAGGAGGGGGTCACCCGACGGCTGGGCCCAGCACACACCGTGGCTGCTGGGGCGCAGGGCCAGGAGCAAGAGCAGGTCCTGGCGCCGGACGTGGAGCTGATGCGGGTCAGCTCCACAGAGGACAGCgactggcagccccagcaccccGCGGGCAGCTGGCCAGAGGAGCCCGACAGCCGCTGCTTTGGGCAG GGCAACGAAGTCCTCCATTTACCTGGGGAGCACGTGACTGAGGAGCAGTTCACAGATGAACAAGGCAATATAATCACCAAGAAG GTCATCCGGAAGGTGGTGCGTCATCTGGGCCCTAGTGACACAGATGACAGGCAGGAGCATGAGGACCTGATCCTGGAGGGCTCCCTGCAGGAGCCCCCAAAGACCTGGAGACAGAGGCTGATCACTTCATGTACTCCATCCTACAGAGGGACGGTCTGGGGGCCAAG
- the ANK1 gene encoding ankyrin-1 isoform X3, translating to MAQAAKQLKKIKDIEAQALQEQKEKEESNRKRRNRSRDRKKKADAATSFLRAARSGNLDKALDHLRNGVDINTCNQNGLNALHLASKEGHAKMVVELLHKEIVLETTTKKGNTALHIAALAGQQDVVRELVNYGANVNAQSQKGFTPLYMAAQENHLEVVKFLLENGANQNVATEDGFTPLAVALQQGHENVVAHLINYGTKGKVRLPALHIAARNDDTRTAAVLLQNDPNADVLSKTGFTPLHIAAHYENLSVAQLLLNRGASVNFTPQNGITPLHIASRRGNIIMVRLLLDRGAQIETRTKDELTPLHCAARNGHVRIAEILLDHGAPIQAKTKNGLSPIHMAAQGDHLDCVRLLLQYSAEIDDITLDHLTPLHVAAHCGHHRVAKLLVEKGAKPNSRALNGFTPLHIACKKNHVRVMELLLKTGASIDAVTESGLTPLHVAAFMGHLPIVKTLLQRGASPNVSNVKVETPLHMAARAGHMDVAKYLLQNKAKVNAKAKDDQTPLHCATRIGHTSMVQLLLENSANPNLATTAGHTPLHITAREGHVDTALALLEMGASQTCMTKKGFTPLHVAAKYGKVDVAELLLVHDAHPNAAGKNGLTPLHVAVYHNNLEIVKLLLPKGSSPHSSAWNGYTPLHIAAKQNQMEVASSLLQYGASANAESVQGVTPLHLASQEGHTDMVALLFSKQANGNLGNKSGLTPLHLVAQEGHVPVADVLVKHGVTVDATTRMGYTPLHVASHYGNIKLVKFLLQHQADVNAKTKLGYTPLHQAAQQGHTDVVTLLLKHGASPNEISTNGTTPLAIAKRLGYISVTDVLKIVTEETSIPPVSDKYRMSFPETVDEILDVSEDEGTAHVTVMEEELIAPKPRTPEPREQEVKREMLEFVTVTTLEQTEESVAIPQVPCVPPETVVTRAEEPEQVGSVETEAEQGSLLHAPSVSPQEPSKEFDEDSLIPSSPATETSDNISPVASPVHTGFLVSFMVDARGGSMRGSRHHGLRVVIPPRACAAPTRITCRLVKPQKLPAPPPLAEEEGLASRIIALGPAGAQFLSPVIVEIPHFASYGRGDRELVVLRSENGSVWKEHRNRYEESYMDQLLNGMDEELESQEELEKKRVCRIITTDFPLYFVVMSRICQDCDMIGPEGGCLKSTLVPMVQATFPDTAVTKKVRLALQAQPVPDELVTKLLGNQATFSPIVTVEPRRRKFHRPIGLRIPLPPSWKDNPRDSGEGDTTSLRLLCSVIGGTAQAQWEDITGTTKLVYEKECANFTTNVSARFWLADCPRTAEAVHFATMLYKELTAVPYMAKFVVFAKMNDGREGRLRCYCMTDDKVDKTLEQHENFTEVARSRDIEVVEGMPLHVELSGNLVPVKKATQSRTFHFQSFRENRLAIPIKVRDSSREASGSLSFLRKAMKYEDLQHVLCHLNISIPPCTKGSGTEERRRTLTPLSLRERYSILSESCFGSLSSTDRADQKMIDIAEQLGLSWAELARELQFGVDDINRIRVENPNSLLEQSIALLNLWVSREGKGVKIENLYTALRNIDRSEIVSTLEGSGRQSRSLKGSWRYTDRDYSLSPSQMNGYASLQDELLSPASLHYMLPSPLRADQYWNEVAIMDAIPMAATEQDALMEMSDMQVWSSGLTPSLVTAEDSSLECSKAEDSDATSEGRFPGQLLTDAHGPDHMGSMDLVEDDTVDSDAMNGLIELLEQEEGQRPEGKTPARDHQLGTGEQNPESEVSFVSVQQKVQARIVASPTVSHTVERSADRLRDWNAEGSFISCLQDLTEGSWQEGVTRRLGPAHTVAAGAQGQEQEQVLAPDVELMRVSSTEDSDWQPQHPAGSWPEEPDSRCFGQGNEVLHLPGEHVTEEQFTDEQGNIITKKVIRKVVRHLGPSDTDDRQEHEDLILEGSLQEPPKTWRQRLITSCTPSYRGTVWGPRISPQHQTTDLHTNLRREERKTEIGGKQGWLYMFQ from the exons gctGATGCTGCGACCAGTTTTCTGAGAGCTGCAAGATCTGGGAATCTGGACAAAGCCTTGGATCATCTCAGGAATGGGGTAGATATTAACACCTGTAATCAG AATGGGCTGAACGCCTTGCACCTGGCCTCCAAGGAAGGCCACGCGAAAATGGTGGTGGAGCTTCTGCACAAGGAGATTGTTTTGGAGACCACGACCAAG AAGGgaaacacagccctgcacaTTGCTGCTCTCGCTGGACAGCAGGACGTAGTCCGGGAACTGGTGAACTATGGGGCCAATGTCAATGCTCAGTCACAG AAGGGATTCACACCACTCTACATGGCAGCACAGGAAAACCACCTGGAAGTTGTCAAGTTCCTGCTGGAAAATGGAGCTAACCAGAATGTAGCCACAGAG GATGGCTTCACACCGCTAGCTGTGGCTCTGCAGCAGGGTCATGAGAATGTGGTTGCTCACCTTATCAACTATGGGACAAAGGGAAAGGTCCGCCTGCCCGCCTTGCACATTGCAGCTCGCAACGATGACACCCGCACAGCCGCCGTGCTGCTGCAAAATGACCCCAATGCTGATGTCCTCTCCAAG ACTGGATTTACGCCCTTGCACATTGCAGCCCACTATGAGAATCTCAGTGTGGCCCAACTCTTGCTGAATCGTGGAGCCAGTGTCAACTTCACACCCCAG AATGGGATCACTCCTTTGCACATAGCCTCCCGTCGAGGCAACATCATCATGGTGCGGCTGCTGCTGGACCGTGGAGCCCAGATAGAGACAAGGACCAAG GATGAGTTGACGCCTCTCCACTGTGCAGCTCGCAATGGACATGTGCGAATTGCAGAGATCCTACTGGACCACGGTGCTCCCATTCAAGCCAAAACAAAG AACGGTCTGTCGCCGATCCACATGGCAGCACAGGGTGATCACCTGGACTGTGTGCGTCTACTCCTGCAGTACAGTGCTGAGATAGACGACATCACCCTGGACCACCTGACACCACTGCATGTAGCCGCGCACTGTGGCCACCACCGTGTGGCTAAACTGCTGGTGGAAAAGGGAGCCAAGCCCAACTCCAGAGCCCTG AATGGCTTCACGCCTCTCCACATCGCCTGCAAGAAGAACCACGTTCGGGTGATGGAATTGCTTCTGAAGACAGGAGCCTCCATTGATGCCGTCACGGAG TCCGGCCTGACCCCTTTGCATGTGGCTGCCTTCATGGGGCACTTGCCCATCGTCAAAACCCTGCTGCAGCGTGGAGCATCTCCTAATGTGTCCAATGTG AAAGTGGAGACTCCCCTGCACATGGCAGCCAGAGCTGGGCACATGGATGTGGCCAAGTATCTGCTGCAGAACAAAGCCAAAGTCAACGCCAAGGCCAAG GATGACCAGACTCCTCTGCACTGTGCTACACGCATTGGCCACACCAGTATGGTCCAACTTCTGCTGGAGAACAGTGCCAACCCCAACCTGGCCACCACAGCAGGGCACACGCCTCTGCACATCACTGCCAGAGAGGGGCATGTAGACACAGCCTTGGCCCTGCTAGAGATGGGAGCCTCTCAGACTTGCATGACCAAG AAAGGATTTACCCCTCTCCACGTTGCAGCCAAGTATGGGAAGGTGGatgtggcagagctgctgctggtgcaTGATGCTCACCCCAATGCAGCAGGGAAG AATGGCCTGACCCCACTGCACGTAGCTGTGTACCACAACAACCTGGAGATCGTCAAGCTCCTGCTTCCCAAGGGGAGCTCTCCACACAGCTCAGCCTGG AACGGGTACACCCCTCTGCACATTGCTGCCAAGCAGAACCAGATGGAGGTGGCCAGCAGCTTGTTGCAGTATGGTGCTTCTGCAAATGCGGAGTCTGTTCAGGGAGTCACTCCTCTGCACCTGGCTTCTCAGGAGGGGCATACAGACATGGTagcactgcttttctccaaGCAAGCCAATGGAAATTTAGGCAACAAG AGTGGCCTGACTCCTCTCCATCTCGTGGCCCAAGAGGGACACGTACCAGTTGCTGATGTTCTGGTGAAACACGGAGTCACAGTGGATGCAACAACGAGG ATGGGCTACACCCCGCTGCACGTAGCCAGCCACTATGGGAACATCAAATTGGTGAAGtttctgctgcagcaccaggctgATGTCAATGCTAAAACTAAG CTGGGCTACACACCCCTgcaccaggcagcacagcagggtcACACGGACGTGGTGACCCTGCTGCTGAAGCATGGTGCCTCTCCCAACGAGATCAGCACG AATGGCACCACTCCCCTGGCCATCGCGAAGCGCCTCGGTTACATTTCTGTCACAGATGTGCTCAAGATAGTCACAGAGGAGACCAGCATCCCA CCAGTCAGTGACAAGTACCGCATGAGCTTCCCGGAGACTGTGGATGAGATTCTGGATGTGTCGGAGGATGAAG GCACTGCTCATGTCACAGTAATGG AGGAGGAGCTGATCGCACCAAAACCCAGAACACCTGAACCCAGGGAGCAGGAGGTCAAGAGGGAGATGCTGGAGTTTGTGACCGTGACAACACTGGAGCAAAC GGAGGAGTCTGTAGCTATCCCACAGGTCCCCTGCGTGCCCCCTGAGACTGTGGTGACCAGAGCAGAGGAGCCTGAGCAGGTGGGATCTGTAGAGACTGAAGCTGAGCAAGGCAGCCTGCTGCACGCACCCTCGGTGTCCCCACAGGAG CCCTCCAAGGAGTTCGATGAGGACTCCTTGATTCCCAGCAGCCCGGCCACCGAGACCTCAGACAACATCAGCCCCGTGGCCAGTCCCGTTCACACAGG GTTCCTGGTGAGCTTCATGGTGGATGCACGCGGCGGCTCCATGCGGGGCAGCCGGCACCACGGGCTGCGTGTGGTCATCCCACCCCGTGCCTGTGCCGCTCCCACCCGCATCACTTGCCGCCTGGTGAAGCCTCAGAAACTGCCTGCACCCCCACCGCTGGCTGAGGAGGAAGGCCTGGCGAGCCGCATCATTGCACTGGGGCCAGCTGGCGCCCAGTTCCTCAG CCCCGTCATCGTGGAAATTCCTCACTTTGCCTCCTACGGACGTGGGGACCGTGAGCTGGTGGTGTTACGCAGTGAGAATGGCTCTGTCTGGAAGGAGCACCGCAACCGCTATGAGGAGAGCTACATGGACCAACTGCTCAATGGCATGGATGAGG AGCTGGAGAGCCAAGAGgagctggagaagaagagggTCTGCCGCATCATCACCACTGACTTTCCTCTCTACTTCGTGGTCATGTCCCGGATTTGCCAAGACTGTGACATGATTGGCCCCGAGGGAGGGTGCTTGAAAAGCACACTGGTGCCTATGGTGCAGGCCACCTTCCCAGACACCGCTGTCACCAAGAAAGTGAGGCTGGCTCTGCAG GCGCAGCCCGTGCCTGATGAGCTGGTGACCAAGCTGCTGGGGAACCAGGCAACTTTCAGCCCCATCGTCACAGTGGAGCCTCGCCGGAGGAAGTTCCACCGCCCCATTGGCCTCCGCATCCCTCTGCCCCCATCCTGGAAGGACAATCCCCGAGACAGTGGCGAGGGTGACACCACCAGCCTGcgcctgctctgctctgtgataG gagggacaGCACAAGCTCAGTGGGAAGACATCACAGGCACCACGAAGCTGGTCTATGAAAAGGAGTGCGCTAACTTTACCACCAATGTGTCTGCCAG GTTCTGGCTGGCTGACTGCCCACGCACTGCTGAGGCTGTGCACTTTGCCACCATGCTGTACAAGGAACTGACAGCTGTGCCCTACATGGCCAAATTTGTGGTGTTTGCCAAGATGAATGATGGACGGGAAGGCCGGCTGCGCTGCTACTGCATGACTGATGACAAGGTGGACAAGACTTTGGAGCAGCACGAAAACTTCACTGAGGTGGCCCGCAGCAGGGACATTGAG GTGGTGGAGGGAATGCCTCTGCATGTCGAGCTCTCAGGGAATCTGGTGCCCGTCAAGAAGGCCACGCAGTCACGCACCTTCCACTTCCAGTCCTTCCGGGAGAACCGCCTCGCCATCCCCATCAAG GTCCGGGACAGCAGCCGGGAAGCCAGTGGCTCCTTGTCCTTCCTGCGCAAAGCCATGAAGTATGAGGACTTGCAGCATGTGCTCTGCCACCTCAACATCAGCATTCCACCCTGCACCAAG GGAAGTGGCACAGAGGAGCGAAGGAGGACACTGACACCTTTGTCTCTGAGGGAGCGATACAGCATCCTAAGTGAGAGCTGTTTCG GCTCTCTGAGCAGCACTGACAGGGCAGACCAGAAGATGATCGACATCGCAGAGCAGCTCGGCCTCAGCTGGGCAG AGCTGGCACGTGAGCTGCAGTTTGGGGTGGATGACATCAACAGGATTCGTGTGGAGAACCCTAACTccttgctggagcagagcaTAGCTTTACTCAACCTCTGGGTCAGCCGCGAGGGCAAGGGTGTCAAGA TTGAGAACCTGTACACGGCGCTGAGGAACATTGACCGCAGCGAGATTGTCAGCACGCTGGAGGGCTCCGGCCGGCAGAGCCGCAGCTTGAAGGGCAGCTGGCGCTACACAGACAGGGACTATTCACTCTCACCCTCCCAGATGAATG GTTATGCTTCGCTGCAGGACGAGCTGCTCTCCCCTGCCTCCCTGCATTATATGCTGCCATCCCCTCTGCGTGCTGACCAGTACTGGAACGAGGTGGCCATCATGGACGCCATCCCTATGGCCGCCACCGAGCAGGACGCCCTGATGGAGATGTCTGACATGCAGGTGTGGTCCTCAGGGCTCACCCCTTCACTGGTGACGGCTGAGGACTCCTCTCTGGAGTGCAGCAAGGCTGAGGACTCGGATGCCACAAGCGAAGGTCGTTTCCCAGGGCAACTTCTGACAGACGCACACGGCCCAGACCACATGGGCTCTATGGACTTAGTTGAGGATGACACAGTGGACTCAGATGCCATGAACGGGCTGATTGAACTGCTAGAGCAGGAGGAAGGGCAGAGGCCAGAAGGGAAGACGCCAGCCAGGGACCACCAGCTGGGGACTGGAGAGCAAAACCCAGAGAGTGAAGtctcttttgtttcagttcaaCAGAAGGTACAAGCCAGGATCGTGGCATCGCCGACTGTGAGCCACACAGTGGAGAGGAGTGCAGACAG GCTGAGGGACTGGAATGCAGAAGGCTCCTTTATCTCCTGCCTACAGGACCTGACAGAGGGCTCCTGGCAGGAGGGGGTCACCCGACGGCTGGGCCCAGCACACACCGTGGCTGCTGGGGCGCAGGGCCAGGAGCAAGAGCAGGTCCTGGCGCCGGACGTGGAGCTGATGCGGGTCAGCTCCACAGAGGACAGCgactggcagccccagcaccccGCGGGCAGCTGGCCAGAGGAGCCCGACAGCCGCTGCTTTGGGCAG GGCAACGAAGTCCTCCATTTACCTGGGGAGCACGTGACTGAGGAGCAGTTCACAGATGAACAAGGCAATATAATCACCAAGAAG GTCATCCGGAAGGTGGTGCGTCATCTGGGCCCTAGTGACACAGATGACAGGCAGGAGCATGAGGACCTGATCCTGGAGGGCTCCCTGCAGGAGCCCCCAAAGACCTGGAGACAGAGGCTGATCACTTCATGTACTCCATCCTACAGAGGGACGGTCTGGGGGCCAAG